The following DNA comes from Stigmatella erecta.
CGAGGACCTGCTCGATGGCCAGCCAGCTCATCCCACTGGCCTGGCGCAGGGGCTCCGGCAGCGTTTTGATCAGATCCCCGTCGGCCAGCGCGAAGCGCGCCGTGACCCGGTGGGAGATGCCGAACAGGCGCTCGAACTCGGCCGCCCGGCGGGGCACCACGGCGGGCACGGGCAGCGCCCCCGCGTAGAGACAGGCCAGGAAGCCCGCGATGAACTCGAGCCCGGGGCGGATGAGCAGCACCACCCGCTCACCGGTGGCGCCTGCCTCTTGCAGCGCCGCGGCCCCGGCACGCGCCAGCCGGTCCAGACCGGCCGTGTCCAGCGTGCCTCCCTCCTGCTCGCCATCCATCAACCACGTGAACTGCGGACGGCGTGGATCGCGCTCGGCGCTTTGGCGCATCGCATCGACGATGGTGTTCACGGATACCCTCGGAACTTGCAGCCTGTACGGCTTGTGGGAACCGTTGATTAACTAGCACAACCCGGTTTCAGATTAAAGGCTTAACAAAAATATTCCGATAAACTGTAAAACCAAGTCGGGTGAGGTGGGCCCAGGAAGTACCTGGAGGGCTCACAGCACGTAGCGCAGATCCAGGAAGAGCCCTTGGTTGGCGCGGTAGTAGCCACCGTAAGAGAACGTCTCCCCGGCCAGGAGGAGCGCGCCGGCGGTGCAGGAGAGGTGCTCGCGCTTCCAGCGCACCCCGAGCCGGCCACTCACGCCCAAGGGGACGAACCCCACCCCGCCCTGGCCTTCCAGGGAGAATTCCTCGGTCAGCCCCCAGCGCACGGTGAGCGCCGCCCCCAGGCTGTCGCGCTCGTTCCAGAGCAGCGGCGGGGGCTCGCCATTCCGGGGGAGGATCCGCCCGTAGGACAGGGCGAAATCCACCACCTGGTCGAAGTCGCGCTGGTACTCGATGCCGGCCAGACCGGTGAGGAAGGGGTGGACGGCCGTGGAGAGCGCCTGGGTGATGAACACCTTGCGCGACTCGTAGGCCCCCTCGCCGTAGAGGATGAAGGGCCCCGCCTCGCCCACCGCGGAGAAGCCCACGTGGTGGCGGCGCTGGTAGCTGACGGAGACCGACTCGGCGAAGCGGTTGAAGGCCAGCGCCCGGGCGGCGGGATCCTCCTGAAGCGCGGGGTCCAACAGGCCCACGAGCTGCGCCTCATCCACCCGCCAGCGGGGCGTGAAGTCGAAGCCCAGGTGGTAATAGTGGTTGAGCTCCACGCTCCCCAGCCGCCAGGAGAACCGGAGCCCCGCAGCCGCCTGCGAGAGGCTCGCGCTCACGCCGCGATCCGGAGAGAACAGGGCGCTGCCCTGGGGAGAGTCTCCCGCCTGCCCCAGCACGGCGCGGTACGCCGCGGGCGCGGCGTCCTGCACCAGCGCCCAGTTGCTTCCGTAGAAGTCGAAGGTGGCCGGCTGGAAGAAGGGAATGGCGATGAGCTGCAGGGCGCTGGAGCCCATCAAGAGGTCCACCCGCGCGGCGATCACCGGCTTGTACCGGAGCTCCTCGGGGACGAGCAGCGGGTCGCGCAGGTCCTGCGGGTTGACGACATCGTTGATGGCCAGGACCTCGTTGCGGCCCCAGGCGATCCGCTGCTGTCCGAGGGTCACGCTCAGCGAACTCCCGGAGAGGCCGAGGTAGAACTCCTGCAGCCGGGGCTCGAGCTGATAGCGCCAGGAGTCCCCCGCCTCCTGCCCCGCGGGCGGCGTCTGCGGGCGCCAAAGGACGCGGTGGTCGAGCGCGCCCGAGGCCGCGAACGACCAGCCATCGCCGCGCCGGTGGAGGAAGCGCAGGTAGAGCGTCGAACGCTCCGTCCACCGGTCGTGCGGCGTGCGCAGCCCTGGCGGCTCACCGCTGGGCGCGCTCCGGGGGAAGCCATAGGTGGGCGCGAGCCGGGCCCAGCCGAGCAGTTCGGTGGATGCCTGGCGCTCGCTGGCGAAGCCCTCTTCCTCCAGCGCGGACGCGAAGGAGTCCCCGGACGCGTCCGGGGAGGAAGGCGCCTCGGACCCGTCGGGAACGGGGGGCGCCACTTCCCCGGCCTGCGGCTCCACCTCCTGCGCGGCCCCCCCGCTCCCGGGGACGAGCATCAGGAGGGCCACCAGCCCACCGCTTCGCACCTTCTTCCGCATGGGGCTTCCGGATGACGGCATGCGCTGTCTCCCGCGGCGGTGGCCGCTGGTTACTCCTGCTCCAGCCGGCGGGAGTCGAAGAGGTTGTCCGGGATGTCCTTGCGCGGGACGACCTGCTCGAGCACGAGCGTCGTGGCCCGCTGCGCTGAGTGGCTCTCCATGCGCGAGCGGGTGACGAACCACCGTCCCTGGATCTGCTTGCTCTCCTCGACGGTGAACGTCTTGGAATGAGCGCCCTTGAGATCGTACATCTGGGACTTGAGGATCATGTGGTTGTCCTTGCGTGCCCACACCTCGAGCCGCGAGTACTGCGCGTCGCTGGAGGTGGGCTTCACGGTCAAGCGGTTGCACACGGTGTCCCCCAGCTTCTCATCGGGCAGGGCGGTGGCCTCCGCGAACCGGAGCTCGCGCCGGTCCAGGTCGGCGAACGCGAAGTCGGTGGTCATGAACGAGCCGGCGCGCAGCTTGCCGGAGACGCGCCGGACCCGCTTGAGCTCGGGCAGGTAGATGTAGCGCTCGTCGTCCGTGTCCCGCTTCTGGATCTGCAGGAACTTGACGCCGTTGAGGTCCGGCGGCGCCAGGAAGCGCACCAGGCTCTTGGTCAGCGTCCCCTCGTAGTAGCGCGACTGGGCCGAGAAGCGCACCGTGCGGCTCTTCCCGTCCTTCTCGCGGATGGACGCCTGGGCCTTGAGCTCCGCATCGGCGAAGCCCCAGCTGTCCGACGCGGCGATCTGCGTCAGGACCGCGGCGCCGCTGCCGGTGATGTCGTCCGCGTGCGCCCGCGAGGGCCCCAGGAGCACCGCGGCGCCCATCAGGGCGAAGGGGAGAAGCCCGAACTTCATGCCGTATCCGCTCATCACTTGCTGGCCTCCTTCCGGAAATCCGAAGACGTATCCTCTTGCGGGCTGCTCAGGCCGGGCACGGACTTCACCTCGGCCAGGGCCGCCCCGGACGGCGCGTGCGCCGGGAGCCGGGAGCGCCGGAACAGCGGCTCGCCCACGGCCTTGAGCACCGCGGGCGCGAAGATGAACTCCGTCACCGCGCCGAGCACCACGGTGAAGGCGATGAGCAGACCGAACTTGCTCAGGCTGGCCACCGTGGAGAAGGCATAGGTGGCAAAGCCGCACGCCAGCGCCGCCGACAGATAGAAGATGCCCTGCCCCGCCGAGGAGCTGGCGTTCACGATGGCCACCCGTAAATCTCCGGTCTCCGCGTACTGGCGCTGGATGTCGCGCACGATGTGGATGGAGTCATCGTCCAGGATGCCCAGGGCGAAGCTGGCGATGAGGATGGTGTAGGGGTCGAGCCAGATGCCCAGGTAGCCCATGAGCCCCAGCGTGCCCAACACCGCCGAGGCGTTGAGCGCGGCCACCAGCAGCCCCAGCAGCACCGAGCGGAAGACGGCGATCATCACCACGGCCACGGCCAGCACCGTGATGAGCAGCGCCTCGAGCTCCGTCTGGGCCAGGTAGCTGTCGATGGCGGCCCACAGGTGGATGAGCCCCGTCACCTCCACCTTGGGGCTGCCCACGGCCGCGCCCAGGTGCGCATCGGTGTACTCCTGGATGACGGCGAAGACCGCCTGGTTCTCCTGGTCCGGCCGGTTCGCGACCGCGATGCGGATGCGCGCGTAGCGGAAGTCGGAGCTGACGAGGCTGGTGAGCTCGTCGTCACCGGAGAGCTGGTACAGGAGCAGGTTCTCGGCCACCGCGTTGGCCGTGGCCGGGATGGTGTAGGCCTTGGGATCGCCGTTGCTCAGCGCCTGGTTGATCTCACTGGTCAGGTCCGCCACGCTGTAGGGCTTGGCGCCCATGCTGGCGAAGCGCTCGGCCACGGTGCGCTCCAGGCCGAGCATGGCCTGGAGCAGGGCGGGGTTCTTCACGCCATCGGGCTTGCCCGTGTCGATGAGCACCTCGATCGACGTGCTCGCCTTCAGGGCCCGCTCGACGTAGTCGTAGTCCTGCCGCAGCGGGGTGGAGGTCTTGAAGACGCCCAGGTAGTGGTAGTCCGAGCGGAGCCGGAGCGCGCCCGAGAGCGCCGTGGCGACGAACAGGCTGAAGATGACGATGATCTTGCGCCGGTGGCGCATCACCATCTCGGCCCAGGTGCGCAGCCCCTGCACCCGCCCCTCCAGCATCTCCTTGCGCTTCCCGGAGGCGGTGATGTGCTTGCGCCCCGCCAGCACGAAGGGGACGAGGACGAGCGTGATGCAGAAGGAGATGCAGAGCGCGGTCCCCATCGTGCGGCCCAGCTCCTCGATGGGGCGGATCTTCGAGACGGAGAAGGCGAACAGGCCCGCGGCCGTGGTCACCATCGACAGCACGCTCGAGGAGGCCGAGTGCCGCAGCGCCTCGGCCACGGCCTCGCGCGGGGAGCGCCCCGCGTTGACGGTGTTGAAGAACGCCGAGAGCAGGAAGATGCTCGGCCCCACGCCGGTGGAGATGAGGAAGGACGGGATGATCGCCGAGACGAGCGTGAAGGGCATCCCGGTGAGCCCCATCAACCCCAGGGCGCAGACCACCGAGAGCAGCGCCACCGAGATGGGCAGCACCACCGCCAGCCAGCTGCGGAAGACGATGTAGAACACCGCGCTCATCAGGAGGAGGACGAGCACGCAGAAGGTGCCGCTCTCCCGGGACATGATCTCCCGGACGTCCGCGTCCAGCACGGGGCTGCCCACCACGCGGGCCCCCCAGGCCCGGTAGGGCTCCTCGGCCAGGAGGGCCCGGAAGCGCTTGGTCATCTCGATCTTGTAGTCGATCTCCCCCGCGTGGATCTGGGTCTTGAGCACCAGGCCCAGCGAAGTGCCATCCGCGCTCACGAACATGTCCCGGTAGTAGGGGTGCTCCTGCGCGGCCTTGCGCCGGGCCTCCAGCTCCGCCGGCTCCTTCATCTCCAGGGGGATGAAGTCCTCGACGATGAGCTGGTCGTCCTCGCCCACCACGTGGCGCACGTTGGCGATGGAGGTGGCCTCAAGCACATCGGGCACCTTGGAGAGCCGGTCCGTGAGCGTCCGGAGCTGCTCGACGAACTCCTGGGTCCAGGGCTCCTTCCGCTCGAAGACGATGAGCGCGTACTCATCCGTGCCGAACAGCGCCTGGAAATGCTGGTAGCGCTCCAGCGTCTTGTCCTCCCGGAGGAAGAACGACTCGGGCGAGTTGTCGAAGCGCAGCTTCGGGACGAACGCCGCCAGGGTGGCCACCCCCACGAGCATGGCCGCCAGGAACAGGTAGCGCCGGCGCAGGAAGGCGTCCGCGTACCACGCGAAGAATTGATCGAGGAGCCGTGAAATCACCCGTGTTCTCCTATCATCGGCGCGGCCCTCCCCTTACAGGGGCTTGAGCTGCTCGAAAAGAGCTTGGCAAGGATTGCACCTGCGGACGGCGCGGCACCGGGTGGAGCCGAACGCGCTGACCAGGACCGTGTCCTCGCTGCCACAGCGGGTGCAGGGCACGCGGTCCTTCGCCAGCGACTCGAGCCCCCCCAGGGCGCCTTCCTCCGTGACGGCGCCGGGGCCAATGCTGATGTGCACCGCGCGCAGCGCCTCGCGCCCCTGGGCGCTGATCTGCCCGGGGCTCCAGGGCTTGGCGTGCGACACCTGGACATCCGGCTCGAGGCCCAGCCTCCGCACGGCCCGTTCGATCTCCAGGGAGATGAGCCGGCTCGCGGGGCAGCCCAGGAAGGTGGGCGAGAACACGACGGTGCACCGCGCGCCCTCGACGCGCACGTCCCGGACCATGCCCAGCTGCACGATGGAGATGACCGGCATCTCCGGATCATTCACCCCATCGAGCGCGCTCCACACCGCCCCGGTTCCCCCCTCGGCCGGGCTCACCAGTGGCCTCCCGGAGCCAGCCGGCTCACCTCGGTGACATCCCGGTGAATGGCCAGGAACGTGGGCGACGGGACGGCATACCTGTCGAGCGCCGCGCGGCTGTAGGTCATCCCCTCGGCGAGGTGGGCGAAGCCGATGTGCCCCAGGTGCTGCAACAGCTGCTCCCGCCACGTGGCCCAGAGCGGCTCCCACGAGCCGGGCAGAATCCCGTCAGAGAGCAGCGGCTCCTCGGTGGGCAGGGCCACCAGCAGCCCCGCGGACGCGGGGAGCACCGCCTGGAGCGCCTGTTCGATCCGGGAGCGGCCCGGCTCCCTCGCCGACAACCGGCGCAGCCACAGCCAGGCATGGTCGAAGTGGAGCACCTCCTCGCGGCGGATCTTCCGCGCCAGCTCCGCGAGCGGCGCCAGTGCCGAGGCGCCCAGCGCCTCGATGCGCAGCCGGTCCGCCAGCTCGTAGACGAAGCGTCGGACGATGGTGAACGCGAAGTCCCCCCGGGGCGCCTCGAGCAGGCGCGCGTGGCGGAAGTCCTGCGGCTCCCGGGAGAACACGAGGGCATTCACCTCCTGGCCCAGCCACGGGCCGGCGAGCCCATAGAGCGCCATCGCATGGCCAACCTCGTCCTGAGCGATGGAGCTGAAGGCGACATCCTCCTCGACGTTGGGCGCGATGCCCGTCCACTCGGAGTCGCGGTGGCCCAGCAGGAGTTCATCGTCGGCGAGCGCCAGGAGCAGCTCCACGCGGGGTTCAAAGGTGCGCATGGCCCTTCTTTCCCTCGGCCCGCTTCTCCTCCTGCTTGGGGGCGCGCTTGTGGGGCGAGTGGCTGGACGCGTTCCGCAGGGAATGGTGCTCCAGCACCCGCTCGTAGGCCGGCGCGGTCTGCTGCTTCGTGCGCGCCTCGACGTACAGGCCGTGGCACTCTCCGCGCCGGGCGAAGAGCTGGCTGGCATAGAGCCCGGCCAGCTCCTCGTCCGGGGCTTCCAGCGTGCCCAGGTGCATGACGGGCGCGCCCGGCTTCTCCCGGCCGTACACGTCATAGAGGACGCGGCCATTCGCCGCGGGGGGAAGGGGCGTGCTCACCGGGAGGCCTCCTGCACGGCGGGGGTGGGCGCCAGGGTCTCCGCCACCCAGCGGTTGTCCTCCATGGCGCGGCGGCGGATCTCCAGCTGCGCCTGGCTGGCGGGCCCCTGGCCCCGGCCGATCAGGCGCACCTGCTCCCAGTCCGCCGGGGTGTAGCGCCAGCGCTGCGACGCCTCGTCGAAGGCCAGCTGGGGGTCCGGCAGTTGGAGCCCCCACTTGTGAATCTTGGGAATGTAGAGCCGCAGGAACTCCTGGCGCATGTCCTCGTTGAGCCGGCCCTTCAGCTTCCAGACCGTGAGGTCGGCGTCTCTCTCCGCGGGCGTGGGGGGCCCATGGAAGTAGATCAGCCGGGGCCACCAGCGCGTCAGCGCCTCCTGGGCCATGTCGCGCTGCTCGCGCGTGCCGGACACCAGCGTGCGCATGATTTCCCGGCCATGCACGACGTGGAAGGCCTCCTCCCAGCAGATCTTCGGCAGGATGCGGCGGTAGGGCCCATAGCTCGTCTGGAGCAGGGCCTTCTGCGCGATGATCGACGCGGCATCGGACAGCCACGCGATGATGCCCACGTCCGCCCAGGAGGCCGTGGGGTAGTGGAAGAAGCTGTTGTACCGCGAGCGCCCCTCCAGCAGGTCGCTCAGCACCTCCGCGCGCGGCCGCCCGAGATCCTCCAGCAGGCAATAGAGGTGCTGGGCATGGCCCACCTCGTCCTGCACCTTGGAGGTAATGCCGATCCGGCGCTCGAGCGTGGGCGCGCGAGCGATCCAGTCGCGCTCCAGCAGCGCCCCCATGTACTCGGAGTTCGCGTGCATCTCGATGAAGCGGATGACGGCTCGCCGGTAACCCTCCGGCATCCAGTCCCCCGCTTCGATGACGCCTCCGGACTGGACGTGAGCGATGAACTCCTGCTCCGACCTCACGGTGCCTGCCATTCTCACCTCTTCACTGTAAATCACTGGAGCAGCCGACTGCGCTCTCCTTGACATTACACCTTATCTGGATATATACAAAATCCCAGGAAAGTAGGTTTATTAATTGGATGCACGCCGCGAGCGTTCACCGAGGGGAGAGCATGGACTGGGTTAGCACACGGCCCTTCAACCGGCTTCGGTTTGCCCTGGACTCGACGCTGACCCTGGCCAATGTGGCCGACAAGGCCTCCGAGGCACACCATTCAGGCGCGGTCTTCTATCTCCAGGAGCCGCTGCCCTACAGCGGCCTGCCCGAGCGCTCGGTAAGCGCCAAGGAGATGCTGGGCTTCATCAACCGCGTGGGCAATGTGTTGCTGGCCGCCGGGCTCAAGCGCTTCGACCGGGTCGCCCTCTACAAGACGCACAGCCCGGACTACTTCTTTCTGGGCCTGGCCATCGTGAAGGCCGGTGGGATCGCGGTCCCCATCAACCCCCGGATGCCCCACCGGGACCTGCGCAACTACCTGGCGCACACCGGCGCGCGCTTCGTCATCACGGATCCAGAGAGCTTCAAGGGCGGGGTGCAGGAGCTGGCCTCCAGCTCGGGCGTGGAGAAGTGGCTCTTCACCACCTCCCCGGGCACGGTGGGCGTCCCCTCGGTGGTGCTCTCGCAGGAGCTGCCCCGGGCCTCGGATCAGCTCCAGCCGGTGGAGCTGGCGAGCGACTCGGACGTGATGATCGTCCACACGTCGGGCACGACGGGCTTCCCCAAGGGGGTGCTCATCGGCAACAGCGGCATCATGAGCGCGCTGCGGGCGAACCTGGCCATCCAGCCCTTCTCCCGGAAGAACAAGGCCCTGTTCATCGGGCCCTACAACCACTACGCCACCTACCTGGGGATGATGACCTCGCTGGTGGGCGGGGCGCCGGTGTGGGTGCACAGCCAGTTCGACGCGGAGAGCGTGCTGCGCACCATCGAGCGGGAGAAGATCTCCGTCTTCGTGGGGTTCCCGGACTCGTACCTCAAGATGTACCAGCATGGGCTCGACAAGTACGATCTCGGCTCCATGCGCGCCTGGATGTCCGCCGCGGACGCCAGCCACGAGGTCCACATCCGCGCCTTCACCCAGCATGGCGCCCTGTTCCGCGTGTTCGGGCGCCCCGTCATGCCCGCGGTGTTCGTCGATGCGTGGGGGACCTCGGAGCTGGGCTTCTTTGGGCTGTCGCGCATCTCCACCTCGAGGACGAAGCAGTTCAGCCGCTGCATCGGCCGCCCCTCCCCCTTCGGCCACAAGGTGAAGATCGCCGACGAGACGGGCCGGGAGCTCAAGCCGGGCCAGGTGGGCCGGTTCATGGTGAAGGGCCCCATGCTGTTCAAGGGGTACTGGAACGCGCATGACCGCCTGCACGGCGTGGTCATCGACGGGTGGTGGTGGACGGGCGATGTCGGCTACCGCGATGGCTCCGGCCGCTTCTTCCAGCTGGACCGGGCCGTCGACGTGATGGAGACCCGCCAGGGCCCCGTCTACACCCTGCCCATCGAGGAGCAGCTGCTCAAGTTCCCCGAGATCGGCGAGGCGGTGGTCATCGGCGTGCCCGATGCCGATGGCAGCACGGTGCCGAGCGCCGTCATCCAGCTGAAGCCTGGCGTGACCGCGGACGCGGACGAGCTGCTGCGGCGGGCGAACCAGCAGCTGGAGGCCAAGAGCGCGCTGCGCCGGATCGTCTTCGTGGATGAGTCGCAGATTCCCCGGGGGCTGACCGGCAAGGTGCTCAAGCGCCAGGTGCGCGAGCGCTTCGCCCACCTGCTCGTGGCCGAGCGCTCCCAGGCCGCCGTGGCCTGACCCCATGGCACCCGGAGCCCCCATGGCAGCGGTGACGAGCACGCCCCAGACCTATCCCCTGCCCGCCCACAACCTGTTCTACCTCTATCAGCTCATCACGAT
Coding sequences within:
- a CDS encoding DUF1302 family protein, translating into MRKKVRSGGLVALLMLVPGSGGAAQEVEPQAGEVAPPVPDGSEAPSSPDASGDSFASALEEEGFASERQASTELLGWARLAPTYGFPRSAPSGEPPGLRTPHDRWTERSTLYLRFLHRRGDGWSFAASGALDHRVLWRPQTPPAGQEAGDSWRYQLEPRLQEFYLGLSGSSLSVTLGQQRIAWGRNEVLAINDVVNPQDLRDPLLVPEELRYKPVIAARVDLLMGSSALQLIAIPFFQPATFDFYGSNWALVQDAAPAAYRAVLGQAGDSPQGSALFSPDRGVSASLSQAAAGLRFSWRLGSVELNHYYHLGFDFTPRWRVDEAQLVGLLDPALQEDPAARALAFNRFAESVSVSYQRRHHVGFSAVGEAGPFILYGEGAYESRKVFITQALSTAVHPFLTGLAGIEYQRDFDQVVDFALSYGRILPRNGEPPPLLWNERDSLGAALTVRWGLTEEFSLEGQGGVGFVPLGVSGRLGVRWKREHLSCTAGALLLAGETFSYGGYYRANQGLFLDLRYVL
- a CDS encoding outer membrane lipoprotein-sorting protein; translation: MSGYGMKFGLLPFALMGAAVLLGPSRAHADDITGSGAAVLTQIAASDSWGFADAELKAQASIREKDGKSRTVRFSAQSRYYEGTLTKSLVRFLAPPDLNGVKFLQIQKRDTDDERYIYLPELKRVRRVSGKLRAGSFMTTDFAFADLDRRELRFAEATALPDEKLGDTVCNRLTVKPTSSDAQYSRLEVWARKDNHMILKSQMYDLKGAHSKTFTVEESKQIQGRWFVTRSRMESHSAQRATTLVLEQVVPRKDIPDNLFDSRRLEQE
- a CDS encoding efflux RND transporter permease subunit, whose product is MISRLLDQFFAWYADAFLRRRYLFLAAMLVGVATLAAFVPKLRFDNSPESFFLREDKTLERYQHFQALFGTDEYALIVFERKEPWTQEFVEQLRTLTDRLSKVPDVLEATSIANVRHVVGEDDQLIVEDFIPLEMKEPAELEARRKAAQEHPYYRDMFVSADGTSLGLVLKTQIHAGEIDYKIEMTKRFRALLAEEPYRAWGARVVGSPVLDADVREIMSRESGTFCVLVLLLMSAVFYIVFRSWLAVVLPISVALLSVVCALGLMGLTGMPFTLVSAIIPSFLISTGVGPSIFLLSAFFNTVNAGRSPREAVAEALRHSASSSVLSMVTTAAGLFAFSVSKIRPIEELGRTMGTALCISFCITLVLVPFVLAGRKHITASGKRKEMLEGRVQGLRTWAEMVMRHRRKIIVIFSLFVATALSGALRLRSDYHYLGVFKTSTPLRQDYDYVERALKASTSIEVLIDTGKPDGVKNPALLQAMLGLERTVAERFASMGAKPYSVADLTSEINQALSNGDPKAYTIPATANAVAENLLLYQLSGDDELTSLVSSDFRYARIRIAVANRPDQENQAVFAVIQEYTDAHLGAAVGSPKVEVTGLIHLWAAIDSYLAQTELEALLITVLAVAVVMIAVFRSVLLGLLVAALNASAVLGTLGLMGYLGIWLDPYTILIASFALGILDDDSIHIVRDIQRQYAETGDLRVAIVNASSSAGQGIFYLSAALACGFATYAFSTVASLSKFGLLIAFTVVLGAVTEFIFAPAVLKAVGEPLFRRSRLPAHAPSGAALAEVKSVPGLSSPQEDTSSDFRKEASK
- the paaD gene encoding 1,2-phenylacetyl-CoA epoxidase subunit PaaD, whose amino-acid sequence is MSPAEGGTGAVWSALDGVNDPEMPVISIVQLGMVRDVRVEGARCTVVFSPTFLGCPASRLISLEIERAVRRLGLEPDVQVSHAKPWSPGQISAQGREALRAVHISIGPGAVTEEGALGGLESLAKDRVPCTRCGSEDTVLVSAFGSTRCRAVRRCNPCQALFEQLKPL
- the paaC gene encoding 1,2-phenylacetyl-CoA epoxidase subunit PaaC, with protein sequence MRTFEPRVELLLALADDELLLGHRDSEWTGIAPNVEEDVAFSSIAQDEVGHAMALYGLAGPWLGQEVNALVFSREPQDFRHARLLEAPRGDFAFTIVRRFVYELADRLRIEALGASALAPLAELARKIRREEVLHFDHAWLWLRRLSAREPGRSRIEQALQAVLPASAGLLVALPTEEPLLSDGILPGSWEPLWATWREQLLQHLGHIGFAHLAEGMTYSRAALDRYAVPSPTFLAIHRDVTEVSRLAPGGHW
- the paaA gene encoding 1,2-phenylacetyl-CoA epoxidase subunit PaaA, yielding MRSEQEFIAHVQSGGVIEAGDWMPEGYRRAVIRFIEMHANSEYMGALLERDWIARAPTLERRIGITSKVQDEVGHAQHLYCLLEDLGRPRAEVLSDLLEGRSRYNSFFHYPTASWADVGIIAWLSDAASIIAQKALLQTSYGPYRRILPKICWEEAFHVVHGREIMRTLVSGTREQRDMAQEALTRWWPRLIYFHGPPTPAERDADLTVWKLKGRLNEDMRQEFLRLYIPKIHKWGLQLPDPQLAFDEASQRWRYTPADWEQVRLIGRGQGPASQAQLEIRRRAMEDNRWVAETLAPTPAVQEASR
- a CDS encoding class I adenylate-forming enzyme family protein, with amino-acid sequence MDWVSTRPFNRLRFALDSTLTLANVADKASEAHHSGAVFYLQEPLPYSGLPERSVSAKEMLGFINRVGNVLLAAGLKRFDRVALYKTHSPDYFFLGLAIVKAGGIAVPINPRMPHRDLRNYLAHTGARFVITDPESFKGGVQELASSSGVEKWLFTTSPGTVGVPSVVLSQELPRASDQLQPVELASDSDVMIVHTSGTTGFPKGVLIGNSGIMSALRANLAIQPFSRKNKALFIGPYNHYATYLGMMTSLVGGAPVWVHSQFDAESVLRTIEREKISVFVGFPDSYLKMYQHGLDKYDLGSMRAWMSAADASHEVHIRAFTQHGALFRVFGRPVMPAVFVDAWGTSELGFFGLSRISTSRTKQFSRCIGRPSPFGHKVKIADETGRELKPGQVGRFMVKGPMLFKGYWNAHDRLHGVVIDGWWWTGDVGYRDGSGRFFQLDRAVDVMETRQGPVYTLPIEEQLLKFPEIGEAVVIGVPDADGSTVPSAVIQLKPGVTADADELLRRANQQLEAKSALRRIVFVDESQIPRGLTGKVLKRQVRERFAHLLVAERSQAAVA